In Armatimonadota bacterium, one genomic interval encodes:
- a CDS encoding ParB N-terminal domain-containing protein, with amino-acid sequence MSVKRNAVLLVVFGMLTAGLIELQRRNVSFGFLPSVVEKGAEIHGWPVLLLLAVVFGIVAANQLIMLLIGAQVTLRRGAPGEVRMLGGLVRFAAALAIGLAILVSVGRIGVLGAGFALFGGMLLGWSLQAPVSGMAAWALINIKRPFRVGDRIMLPSLGMNGDVIDIGLMYTSLNQVGGTIGSEEAIGRHILIPNAMLFTQVVINYTPEMGADEQAHFLDEVIVRITFNSDWEAAEQILLNAARDVTGRIIAETGQQPYIRSDFYDYGVYMRLRYMTLATDRPRITHELTRRIFRDFQRDLRVDLAIPYVYSYRHTLSAERFRYPDKDEQVQEIAVVEIDDAWVPGSLPPHEEEAIADLAHHIEAVGLLQPLVLEPLPNGRYRVLAGVNRLRACKHLGWTRVPATMRPPGAPPAR; translated from the coding sequence ATGAGCGTGAAACGTAACGCCGTATTGCTGGTCGTCTTCGGCATGCTCACCGCCGGGCTAATCGAGCTGCAGCGGCGCAACGTCTCCTTCGGCTTTCTCCCCAGCGTGGTGGAGAAGGGGGCCGAGATTCACGGATGGCCCGTGCTGCTGCTGCTGGCGGTGGTCTTCGGCATTGTGGCCGCCAACCAACTGATCATGCTGCTCATCGGCGCCCAGGTCACTCTGCGCCGCGGCGCGCCGGGTGAAGTGCGCATGTTGGGCGGGCTGGTGCGCTTCGCGGCGGCGCTGGCGATAGGGCTTGCCATCCTGGTGTCCGTCGGCCGCATCGGCGTGCTCGGGGCCGGATTCGCGCTGTTCGGCGGCATGCTCTTGGGCTGGTCGCTGCAGGCGCCGGTGAGCGGGATGGCGGCGTGGGCGCTGATCAACATCAAGCGCCCCTTCCGCGTCGGCGACCGCATCATGCTGCCGTCGCTCGGGATGAACGGCGACGTCATTGACATCGGCTTGATGTACACCTCGCTCAACCAGGTCGGCGGCACCATCGGCAGCGAAGAGGCCATCGGTCGCCACATCCTCATCCCCAACGCCATGCTCTTCACCCAGGTCGTCATCAACTACACGCCGGAGATGGGCGCCGACGAGCAGGCGCATTTCCTGGATGAGGTCATCGTCCGCATCACCTTCAACTCGGACTGGGAGGCGGCTGAGCAGATTCTGCTCAACGCCGCGCGCGACGTCACCGGGCGCATCATCGCCGAGACCGGTCAGCAGCCCTACATCCGCTCTGACTTCTACGATTACGGGGTTTACATGCGCCTGCGCTACATGACCCTCGCCACCGACCGCCCGCGCATCACCCACGAGCTCACCCGGCGCATCTTCCGCGACTTCCAGCGCGACTTGCGGGTGGACCTCGCCATCCCCTACGTCTATTCCTACCGCCACACGTTGTCGGCGGAACGCTTCCGTTATCCCGACAAGGACGAGCAGGTGCAGGAGATCGCGGTCGTCGAGATCGACGATGCCTGGGTCCCCGGATCGCTGCCGCCGCATGAGGAGGAGGCGATCGCAGACCTCGCGCACCATATCGAGGCGGTCGGGCTGCTGCAGCCGCTGGTGCTCGAACCCCTGCCGAACGGCCGTTATCGGGTGCTGGCCGGGGTCAACCGCCTGCGGGCGTGCAAGCACCTGGGATGGACGCGCGTGCCCGCCACTATGCGCCCGCCGGGGGCGCCGCCGGCCCGGTGA
- a CDS encoding DUF202 domain-containing protein, whose protein sequence is MGNHAAGPEGPTGIIRDHLANERTLLAWTRTALAAAALGYVIARVQIGPYDGVALPHRDPVWSGWAGAVFVLVALAMEVIGIWRYVDLRVRLRGHPFRPLGWAMIALSVGIAAAILLLFVYLLMTRPPG, encoded by the coding sequence ATGGGAAATCATGCAGCAGGCCCCGAGGGGCCGACCGGGATCATCCGCGACCACCTGGCCAACGAGCGCACGCTGCTGGCGTGGACGCGCACGGCCCTGGCGGCGGCGGCGCTGGGGTACGTCATCGCCAGGGTGCAAATAGGTCCCTATGACGGCGTCGCCCTCCCCCACCGCGACCCGGTCTGGTCGGGCTGGGCGGGCGCGGTCTTCGTCCTGGTCGCCCTGGCGATGGAGGTCATCGGCATCTGGCGCTACGTCGACCTGCGCGTGCGCCTGCGCGGCCACCCCTTTCGCCCCCTGGGGTGGGCGATGATCGCCCTCAGCGTCGGCATCGCTGCCGCCATCCTCTTGCTGTTCGTTTACCTGCTGATGACGCGCCCCCCGGGATAG